In the Harmonia axyridis chromosome 3, icHarAxyr1.1, whole genome shotgun sequence genome, one interval contains:
- the LOC123676226 gene encoding U4/U6.U5 small nuclear ribonucleoprotein 27 kDa protein, translating to MGRRSRSKSPFESRRRDRDRDRDRERDRELRERDRDRHHRRKRSRSRDRSRDKRRYSNDRDIRHHYTRSRSRSRSRSVDRLKKRNTLPERPLITPADLEGKTADEQEMMKLMGFCTFDSTKGKKVDGNDVGTVHVILKRKYRQYMNRKGGFNRPLDFVA from the coding sequence ATGGGCAGACGTAGTAGATCGAAATCTCCCTTCGAATCCCGAAGGCGTGATAGAGACAGAGATAGGGATAGAGAGAGAGACAGGGAATTAAGGGAACGGGATAGAGATCGACATCACAGGAGGAAAAGATCCAGATCGCGGGATAGATCTAGGGACAAAAGAAGATATTCTAATGATAGGGATATTCGACATCATTATACTAGAAGCAGATCGAGAAGTAGATCTAGGTCAGTAGATAGACTGAAAAAAAGAAACACACTTCCTGAAAGACCCTTAATAACACCTGCAGACCTCGAAGGCAAAACAGCTGATGAACAAGAGATGATGAAACTGATGGGTTTCTGTACGTTTGATTCCACTAAAGGCAAAAAAGTTGATGGAAATGATGTAGGTACAGTCCATGTCATTTTGAAACGTAAATACAGACAATACATGAACAGAAAGGGAGGTTTCAACAGACCTTTGGATTTTGTAGCCTAA